One window of the Pedobacter ginsengisoli genome contains the following:
- a CDS encoding RrF2 family transcriptional regulator, with the protein MGIFSKTCEYAMRSVFFIAHRTASGSRVGIKEISSGIDSPEHFLAKILQELSKKGIVQSAKGPNGGFYMDSSTLGRPLSDVVEAIDGNSLFTGCGLGLEHCSESNPCPLHHEFKAIRNKIQQMLQDTSIADFNEDLNLGITKLKK; encoded by the coding sequence ATGGGAATTTTTTCAAAAACATGCGAATACGCAATGCGTTCAGTCTTCTTTATTGCGCATCGTACTGCTTCTGGCAGTAGGGTAGGTATAAAAGAAATATCTTCAGGTATTGATTCGCCAGAGCATTTCCTCGCTAAGATTTTGCAGGAGCTAAGCAAGAAAGGTATTGTTCAATCTGCCAAGGGGCCAAATGGAGGGTTTTATATGGATTCATCAACACTCGGGCGGCCTTTGTCGGATGTTGTTGAGGCCATTGATGGAAATAGTCTGTTTACAGGTTGTGGCCTGGGATTGGAACATTGTTCAGAAAGTAACCCTTGTCCGTTACATCATGAATTTAAGGCCATTCGAAACAAAATACAACAGATGCTACAAGATACATCAATAGCAGACTTTAATGAAGACTTAAATCTTGGGATTACTAAATTAAAAAAATAA